From the Solanum lycopersicum chromosome 10, SLM_r2.1 genome, one window contains:
- the LOC101247676 gene encoding pentatricopeptide repeat-containing protein At5g65560 isoform X1, whose translation MILWTALPTPFPFRSGQSISLFFTLIKSFPFSVASSSSPSSILSPEESEPISIDPLSSQLLNLLSHPNWQKHPSLKNLIPSLSPSRLSSFLSQNPNLNPHIAFSFFDYLSRIPSFKPSVQSYAPLLRILISNKLFQVAEKTRLSMIKSCGTTEDVVFVMGFVREMNKCEDGFRFKLNGWGYNTLLMALSRFVMVDDMKCVYNEMLSDMIKPDVYTFNTMINGYCKLGNVVEAEVYLSKIFQAGLMPDTHTYTSFILGHCRRKDVNSAFKVFREMQIKGCQRNVVSYNNLIHGLCETRRINEAMKLFLEMADDGCSPNVRTYTILIDALCRLDRRVEALSLFDEMREKGCEPNVHTYTVLIDGLCKDSKLDEARELLNVMSEKGLVPSAVTYNALIDGYCKKGLVHVALSILDTMESKSCLPNVRTYNELISGFCRAKKVHKAMSLLDKMLERKLSPSNVTFNLLVHGQCKDGEIDSAFRLLRLMEENGLAPDEWSYGTLVDGLCERGRVEEANTIFSSLKEKGIKVNVAMYTALIDGHCNAEKFDFAFTLFKKMIEEGCSPNACTYNVLINGLCKQGKQLEAAQLLESMAESGVEPTIESYSILIEQLLKECAFDHADKVFSLMMCRGHKPDVCIYTSFLVAYHNEGKLKEAEDVMAKMAEAGIRPDLMTYTVMIDGYGRAGLLNRAFDMLKCMFDSGYEPSHYTYSVLIKHLSQGGLDLKIEASSINIADVWKVVKYETLLKLLNKMEEHGCPPNTNGFSLLAIGLCREGRLEEASRLLVHMQSCGMSASEDMYTSMVNCCCKLKMYEDATRFLDTMLTQGFLPRLESYKLLICGLYDNGNNDKAKAAFFRLLDCGYNNDEVAWKLLIDGLLKRGLVDRCSELLDIMEKNDSRLSSQTYTFLLEGLDRTDNK comes from the coding sequence ATGATACTATGGACGGCGTTGCCTACTCCATTTCCATTTCGTTCAGGTCAGTCGATTTCTCTTTTCTTCACCTTAATCAAATCTTTCCCATTTTCTgtagcttcttcttcttctccttcatcCATTTTGTCACCAGAAGAATCAGAACCCATTTCCATTGACCCCCTTTCTTCTCAGCTTCTCAATCTCCTTTCACACCCAAATTGGCAAAAACACCCATCTCTCAAGAATCTAATTCCTTCACTTTCCCCTTCTCGtctatcttcttttctctcaCAAAACCCAAATCTTAACCCCCATATCGCGTTTTCCTTCTTTGATTACCTCTCCCGGATACCCTCATTCAAACCCAGTGTTCAATCTTATGCACCCCTTTTGCGTATTTTGATTTCCAATAAGCTTTTTCAGGTCGCGGAAAAAACGAGACTTTCTATGATTAAATCATGTGGAACAACTGAGGATGTCGTTTTTGTGATGGGTTTTGTGCGGGAGATGAATAAATGTGAAGATGGGTTTAGGTTTAAGCTTAATGGGTGGGGTTATAATACATTGTTGATGGCGTTATCTCGGTTTGTTATGGTTGATgatatgaaatgtgtgtatAATGAGATGTTGAGTGATATGATTAAACCTGATGTTTATACTTTTAATACGATGATTAATGGTTATTGTAAATTGGGTAATGTAGTTGAGGCTGAGGTTTATTTGAGTAAGATTTTTCAAGCTGGTTTGATGCCGGATACACATACGTACACGTCGTTTATATTGGGTCATTGTAGGAGAAAGGATGTAAATAGTGCTTTTAAGGTTTTTAGGGAAATGCAGATAAAGGGTTGTCAAAGAAATGTGGTTTCATACAATAATTTGATTCATGGATTGTGTGAAACGAGGAGGATTAATGAAGCGATGAAGCTGTTTTTGGAAATGGCAGATGATGGTTGTTCTCCAAATGTCCGGACATATACAATTCTCATTGATGCGTTGTGTCGGTTGGATAGGAGGGTAGAGGCATTGAGTTTGTTTGATGAGATGAGGGAGAAAGGTTGTGAGCCCAATGTTCATACTTACACTGTTCTCATCGATGGTTTGTGTAAAGACTCTAAGCTTGACGAAGCAAGAGAGTTACTAAATGTTATGTCGGAAAAGGGGCTAGTTCCGAGTGCGGTGACATACAATGCTCTGATTGATGGATACTGTAAGAAAGGTTTGGTTCATGTTGCATTAAGTATTTTAGACACAATGGAATCGAAAAGTTGTCTCCCAAATGTACGTACATACAATGAATTGATTTCTGGCTTTTGTAGGGCGAAAAAGGTGCATAAGGCAATGTCACTACTTGATAAGATGCTTGAGCGCAAACTATCTCCTAGTAATGTCACTTTTAACTTGTTAGTTCATGGACAGTGTAAAGATGGTGAAATAGATAGTGCATTTAGGTTGCTTAGATTGATGGAGGAGAATGGATTAGCTCCTGATGAGTGGAGTTATGGTACTCTAGTTGATGGCTTATGTGAAAGAGGTAGAGTTGAAGAAGCTAACACCATTTTTAGTTCTCTGAAAGAGAAGGGTATAAAGGTTAATGTTGCAATGTACACTGCTCTAATTGATGGACATTGCAACGCTGAAAAATTTGATTTTGCCTTCACATTATTTAAGAAGATGATCGAGGAAGGTTGCTCCCCAAACGCATGTACTTATAATGTGCTGATTAACGGGTTGTGTAAACAGGGTAAGCAACTAGAAGCGGCACAATTACTTGAAAGCATGGCAGAAAGTGGTGTAGAACCCACAATCGAATCCTACAGTATTTTGATTGAGCAACTATTAAAAGAATGTGCCTTTGACCATGCTGACAAAGTTTTTAGTTTAATGATGTGTAGGGGACATAAGCCGGATGTCTGCATTTACACTTCATTTCTAGTTGCATATCACAATGAAGGTAAATTGAAAGAAGCGGAAGATGTGATGGCTAAGATGGCAGAGGCGGGAATTAGGCCAGATTTGATGACCTATACAGTAATGATTGATGGTTATGGTCGTGCAGGATTATTAAATCGAGCCTTTGATATGCTAAAATGTATGTTTGACTCTGGATATGAACCTTCTCATTACACCTATTCTGTTTTGATTAAACATTTGTCCCAAGGAGGACTTGATCTCAAAATAGAGGCCAGTTCCATTAATATTGCTGATGTGTGGAAAGTAGTAAAATATGAAACTTTGCTTAAACTCTTAAATAAAATGGAGGAACATGGATGTCCTCCTAATACAAACGGTTTTAGTTTGCTTGCTATTGGTCTCTGTAGAGAAGGACGTCTTGAGGAGGCTTCGAGGTTACTTGTTCATATGCAGAGTTGCGGAATGTCTGCTTCTGAAGATATGTACACCTCAATGGTAAATTGTTGTTGCAAGTTGAAAATGTATGAGGATGCAACAAGATTTCTTGACACAATGCTTACACAAGGTTTCTTACCACGCTTAGAGTCGTACAAGCTCCTTATATGTGGGTTGTATGATAATGGAAACAATGATAAAGCTAAGGCAGCCTTCTTTCGACTTCTTGATTGTGGGTACAATAATGATGAAGTAGCTTGGAAGCTTCTAATTGATGGCTTACTTAAGAGGGGACTTGTAGATAGATGTTCTGAGTTGTTGGATATTATGGAGAAAAATGATTCTCGGCTTAGTTCCCAGACATATACATTTCTGCTAGAGGGACTTGATAGAACAGACAACAAATGA
- the LOC101247676 gene encoding pentatricopeptide repeat-containing protein At5g65560 isoform X2 — protein MIKSCGTTEDVVFVMGFVREMNKCEDGFRFKLNGWGYNTLLMALSRFVMVDDMKCVYNEMLSDMIKPDVYTFNTMINGYCKLGNVVEAEVYLSKIFQAGLMPDTHTYTSFILGHCRRKDVNSAFKVFREMQIKGCQRNVVSYNNLIHGLCETRRINEAMKLFLEMADDGCSPNVRTYTILIDALCRLDRRVEALSLFDEMREKGCEPNVHTYTVLIDGLCKDSKLDEARELLNVMSEKGLVPSAVTYNALIDGYCKKGLVHVALSILDTMESKSCLPNVRTYNELISGFCRAKKVHKAMSLLDKMLERKLSPSNVTFNLLVHGQCKDGEIDSAFRLLRLMEENGLAPDEWSYGTLVDGLCERGRVEEANTIFSSLKEKGIKVNVAMYTALIDGHCNAEKFDFAFTLFKKMIEEGCSPNACTYNVLINGLCKQGKQLEAAQLLESMAESGVEPTIESYSILIEQLLKECAFDHADKVFSLMMCRGHKPDVCIYTSFLVAYHNEGKLKEAEDVMAKMAEAGIRPDLMTYTVMIDGYGRAGLLNRAFDMLKCMFDSGYEPSHYTYSVLIKHLSQGGLDLKIEASSINIADVWKVVKYETLLKLLNKMEEHGCPPNTNGFSLLAIGLCREGRLEEASRLLVHMQSCGMSASEDMYTSMVNCCCKLKMYEDATRFLDTMLTQGFLPRLESYKLLICGLYDNGNNDKAKAAFFRLLDCGYNNDEVAWKLLIDGLLKRGLVDRCSELLDIMEKNDSRLSSQTYTFLLEGLDRTDNK, from the coding sequence ATGATTAAATCATGTGGAACAACTGAGGATGTCGTTTTTGTGATGGGTTTTGTGCGGGAGATGAATAAATGTGAAGATGGGTTTAGGTTTAAGCTTAATGGGTGGGGTTATAATACATTGTTGATGGCGTTATCTCGGTTTGTTATGGTTGATgatatgaaatgtgtgtatAATGAGATGTTGAGTGATATGATTAAACCTGATGTTTATACTTTTAATACGATGATTAATGGTTATTGTAAATTGGGTAATGTAGTTGAGGCTGAGGTTTATTTGAGTAAGATTTTTCAAGCTGGTTTGATGCCGGATACACATACGTACACGTCGTTTATATTGGGTCATTGTAGGAGAAAGGATGTAAATAGTGCTTTTAAGGTTTTTAGGGAAATGCAGATAAAGGGTTGTCAAAGAAATGTGGTTTCATACAATAATTTGATTCATGGATTGTGTGAAACGAGGAGGATTAATGAAGCGATGAAGCTGTTTTTGGAAATGGCAGATGATGGTTGTTCTCCAAATGTCCGGACATATACAATTCTCATTGATGCGTTGTGTCGGTTGGATAGGAGGGTAGAGGCATTGAGTTTGTTTGATGAGATGAGGGAGAAAGGTTGTGAGCCCAATGTTCATACTTACACTGTTCTCATCGATGGTTTGTGTAAAGACTCTAAGCTTGACGAAGCAAGAGAGTTACTAAATGTTATGTCGGAAAAGGGGCTAGTTCCGAGTGCGGTGACATACAATGCTCTGATTGATGGATACTGTAAGAAAGGTTTGGTTCATGTTGCATTAAGTATTTTAGACACAATGGAATCGAAAAGTTGTCTCCCAAATGTACGTACATACAATGAATTGATTTCTGGCTTTTGTAGGGCGAAAAAGGTGCATAAGGCAATGTCACTACTTGATAAGATGCTTGAGCGCAAACTATCTCCTAGTAATGTCACTTTTAACTTGTTAGTTCATGGACAGTGTAAAGATGGTGAAATAGATAGTGCATTTAGGTTGCTTAGATTGATGGAGGAGAATGGATTAGCTCCTGATGAGTGGAGTTATGGTACTCTAGTTGATGGCTTATGTGAAAGAGGTAGAGTTGAAGAAGCTAACACCATTTTTAGTTCTCTGAAAGAGAAGGGTATAAAGGTTAATGTTGCAATGTACACTGCTCTAATTGATGGACATTGCAACGCTGAAAAATTTGATTTTGCCTTCACATTATTTAAGAAGATGATCGAGGAAGGTTGCTCCCCAAACGCATGTACTTATAATGTGCTGATTAACGGGTTGTGTAAACAGGGTAAGCAACTAGAAGCGGCACAATTACTTGAAAGCATGGCAGAAAGTGGTGTAGAACCCACAATCGAATCCTACAGTATTTTGATTGAGCAACTATTAAAAGAATGTGCCTTTGACCATGCTGACAAAGTTTTTAGTTTAATGATGTGTAGGGGACATAAGCCGGATGTCTGCATTTACACTTCATTTCTAGTTGCATATCACAATGAAGGTAAATTGAAAGAAGCGGAAGATGTGATGGCTAAGATGGCAGAGGCGGGAATTAGGCCAGATTTGATGACCTATACAGTAATGATTGATGGTTATGGTCGTGCAGGATTATTAAATCGAGCCTTTGATATGCTAAAATGTATGTTTGACTCTGGATATGAACCTTCTCATTACACCTATTCTGTTTTGATTAAACATTTGTCCCAAGGAGGACTTGATCTCAAAATAGAGGCCAGTTCCATTAATATTGCTGATGTGTGGAAAGTAGTAAAATATGAAACTTTGCTTAAACTCTTAAATAAAATGGAGGAACATGGATGTCCTCCTAATACAAACGGTTTTAGTTTGCTTGCTATTGGTCTCTGTAGAGAAGGACGTCTTGAGGAGGCTTCGAGGTTACTTGTTCATATGCAGAGTTGCGGAATGTCTGCTTCTGAAGATATGTACACCTCAATGGTAAATTGTTGTTGCAAGTTGAAAATGTATGAGGATGCAACAAGATTTCTTGACACAATGCTTACACAAGGTTTCTTACCACGCTTAGAGTCGTACAAGCTCCTTATATGTGGGTTGTATGATAATGGAAACAATGATAAAGCTAAGGCAGCCTTCTTTCGACTTCTTGATTGTGGGTACAATAATGATGAAGTAGCTTGGAAGCTTCTAATTGATGGCTTACTTAAGAGGGGACTTGTAGATAGATGTTCTGAGTTGTTGGATATTATGGAGAAAAATGATTCTCGGCTTAGTTCCCAGACATATACATTTCTGCTAGAGGGACTTGATAGAACAGACAACAAATGA